From Alloacidobacterium dinghuense:
GTCATGACTGGAGAGAACACGCCAGATACACTCACTTAGTCCGCGAGTGGTGTTGGATCGGACTGTTGAGATTCATGGTGAAAAACGCGCTTCTCGGAAGTAGTCCGGCAGGCAGATCCAAATGGTATTGGTGACGAGGCCTTGAACTCATCAATGGAGCACCACGTTCATCTTTGACTGGCAAACTACCGGATCGAGACTCCCATGCTTGACTCCGCACAGTAACCCCCGAGGGTTTTCGCGGACATACTGTTTCGCTTGAAGAAGAGGCGCATCACCTCATCGAAGTTCACGCAGACTGTCCACGGATTGGGATGACGATCGGTATCGATCTTGGAGATAGCTGGAGCCATTACTGCACTCTCAACGAAGATGGCGAAGTCGTCGATCGCGGTCGTTTCCGGACCACACCCAAGCTAAGCCAGCCACCGGAGTGGCGGTTCGCTCAAGCATACACGAGGTAACCAATGGTACTGATGGACACGCTTATACGACCAGGCTCAATTCGATGGCTCGCGCACTGGTACTTGGCGGTCGATAGAAAACTCAACCTTCAAGGATGCGCGAGCGGTCCCGAGGCAAACGAGAAGCTTCTTAGCTGGCCCGCTGAATCCGTACTGAACATGCGCCACTCCGTCCGGGTCGATCCTGATAACGACCGGCGGGTTCACATCCCGAAGATCCATCATGTCGACCAGGGAGGCCGTTGCCGCAGTCACTTTTTCGTGCATTGTGCTGTCGAGAGCTATCGGGACTTGCAGGTCGGGATTCGCGTTGCTTCGACCACAGCCAGCCTCCAGGCCCGCGATCACATTGTCTCGAGTGACAACTTGTTCTTCGAGGATCGGGTTGTCGCGGTACACGCGGTAAAAAAAGTCATAGGCACTTGATGTCCGGTCCAGAGGCCGGACCATGTGCAGGTGATCGGCATGGATCTCCTGCGGCGGCGTGGTCACATCGCATCCATAAGTCGCACTGAAGTAGCTGACCACGCGGGCATGGGTCTTGAGATAGCGGCCAAATCCGTTTTCCGGAGTTGTGTCTTCGGATTCATAAGCGCAGAACCGATGAATGCCATTTACGGAATCATGCCCTCGCCAGTTGTTTTCCAGTTGAGTCAGGAATGCATTATTGCTGGCATCGCTGAGATCGTTGAGGAGCGGGTCCTTGTCATAGATGGAAGCAATTCGGGCGATCGGCGAGCCCTCGTGCGGCGTCCCATACGACACGATGAACTTGACTCTCGCTGCCTCCGCAGGATGTCTCAACAGCATCTCTTCGACAAGAATGCCGCCCAGACTATGCGCGATGAAAACCACCTCGCGATGCTCCCAGACATGATCCTGCTTGAGATGCGTCCAGAGGATGTCGGCCAGCTGCATACTGGACATCCGGCCATTCGACGCCGGCGTGGGATACTCAGCAACCTCAACATCAGAATAGGCGAAGCGCGGGTCTGTGCGAATCAAATCCGGCCAATAGGCGCCATTCGAAGCCCGCCAGGATTCGCGGCTCCCATGAAGGCCATGCACAAAAACAATGACCCTTGCCCGAGGGGCCACTTGCGTTTGGTTTTGTTGCAGAGCAGCTTGGGAAAACGAAGCGGAAGCGTGAAATAGGATGCAAAGGGCGACCAGAACATAATTGATCTTCTTGCCCATCCGACAGTCTCTGCTCATTGGAACCTGTTATCTAGGATAAAGGCGGCGCCCCCGAAATGTAATCCACGCCTCAGCCGTCATGTTGCGAAGGACTGTCGATTCTCCGGTCTCAGAGCAGCGATCAGTTCCGCCTTCCATCCAGGCACATCCAGCTTCCAGCAAATCTCGACTTTTTGGTCCCTCTGCGTGACGTCGCTCCAGACAACAGAATTCCTTGAGTCGGCGGCCACACCGAGCCGGTCGACTACAGTCATTCCCCTGGTCAGGTCGCTCTTGCACTCGATCGCCACATAATGAGGGCTTACCTCAAGTTTGAGCTTGGGATCGAGCAAAACGGCCATGGCTACAGGATCCGGCAAAGAGATGCCGGTCTCACCCGTCTGCGCAAGATATGCTGTCGCGGCCGTGCTGTTTGCACGGATGGCAAATTCTGCCAGTGGTGTTTCGAACGCCAGCACTTCCTGAATCTCACGCTCATTCAGCACCGCATCGAAGCGCGCTAGCTGCCAGCCGATCATTTCGATGGGCGCGCCGGACGCGAAAACCGCTCGGGCAGCTTCAGGATCGACCCAGATATTGAACTCCGCAGCAGGAGTCACGTTGCCTTCGCAGCATGGCGCCCCACCCATCACGACACATCGGCTTATCGAATGTGCGATCGTGGGGCAGCGCTCCAGCGCCAATGCCAGGTTTGTAAGGGGTCCCAGCGTAATGATCTCGATTCCCGGCGTCGACTGAACAGCGGCGACAATCGCGTCGACAGCATCTCCGGAGGCCGTTGCATGCACAGAGGGTGCATATCCGTGGTCGCCTAGTCCATCTTGTCCATGGAACCAGTCAGCCGTCTGAAGTTCACCCTCCAGCGGCTTTGCGGCGCCGCTGAAGACTGGAACCTCCGCGCCGCATAGCTCCACCGTGAAGAGTGCGTTTCGTGTCGCCTGTTCTACTCTGACGTTACCAGCGACAGTGGTAATGGCTTTGACCTCAACTCTGGACGAACGCAGAGCCATGATCAACGCGACAGCATCGTCGGATGCCGTGTCAGTGTCAATAAGAATAGGTCGCCGATGAGGGTTCATCTCACTTCATAATATTTGGCTGAGAAATCTCCGCAAAGCTCTCGGAGCGGGTCCGGCCGCGATGTCAGCCACTCCCTATATAGTGGTTGGCGTCATGAAAAAGTTCATCAATCGCCCCGAAAATGTCGTGGAGGAGATGCTCGACGGTTTATCCATACTTCATCCGGGGATGCGCCGATTGTCAGGACATAAAGTCATAATTCGCGCCGATGCCGAACAAGCTCGAAATCATCAGGTAGCGATTATCTCTGGAGGCGGCAGCGGACATGAACCGGCACATGCTGGCTATGTCGGAAGGGGCATGTTGAATGCCGCTGTCGCCGGTGAGGTTTTCACCTCTCCCAGCAGCGATTCAGTCTTCGCCGCCATTCAAGCCGTCTCGGGAGAACGCGGTGCTGTTCTCATCGTCAAGAACTATACCGGGGATCGGTTGAACTTTGGTCTAGCCGCAGAAATGGCGCGAGCTGAAGGCATTCCAGTGGAGATGATCATTGTGGATGATGACGTCGCACTCAAAGAAACAGGGCAAGCGACAGGTGCGCGGGGTTTGGCCGGCACGGTTCTTGTTCACAAGCTGGTGGGAGCAGCCGCCGCCGAAGGCAAGACCCTTGCCGAGATCGCGGCATTGGGCAGAGAGGCAATCCAGGCACTCGGAACCATGGGTGTTTCGTTCTCGGCTGGAACTTCACCTGCTGTGGGAAAGCCTAGCTTCGAACTCGGCGCAGATGAAATGGAGCTCGGCCTGGGTATCCACGGCGAACCCGGCGTCGAGCGAACCAAAATCAAGAATGCAGACCAACTGATCGAAACCTTGCTGCAAACAATTCTTGGGCATAGCAAATTTGGGGATGAGAAACGCGTTGCCGTCATGGTGAATAATCTCGGTGCAACGACAGACATGGAACTTGCGATTGTTTCCCGCCATGCTCTTCGTTTTCTCGAAAGCACGGCGTACACCGTCGAGCGAATCTACGCAGGAACATTTCTCTCGTCTCTTGATATGGCTGGCATCTCAATTTCTGTTCTTGGCATAAATGATGTCAGGCTGGGCTGGCTCGATGCCACAACCACTGCTCCAGCGTGGCCGAATGTGCTCAGGCAGCGCCCGGGAATAATAGCAGATCAAATCAAGCAAAACGTTGATGTCAGCACGTCCTCTCGGACCGGCAGTGCAGTGCAGACTGAGATGGGGCAGATTGTCGGGCTGGCCATAGAAGCCGCTTGCCAGGCTCTGATTGAAGCAGAACCCGAGCTGACTGAATTGGATCGCATTACCGGAGACGGAGATCTGGGCGCCAACATGAAACGTGCGGCCCTGGTCGTTCGTAGCAAAGTAGAGTCATATCCGCTCGATAACATCTCCGAGACGTTGAGAGCGTTGGGACAAACTCTGCGACGCGAGTTGGGCGGGTCATCAGGACCTCTGTACGCGGTGCTCTTTCTCCGGATCGGGAATGTTCTGGCAGGGTCTGGCTCAACGAACGCTGCACTGTGGATCGAAGCGCTCGATCAAGGATGCCGAGCAATAAGCGAATTGGGTGGCGCTATGCCTGGCGATCGAACCATGTTGGATGCACTCGATCCTTTTGTAAAATCCCTGAAGAAAGTCGAAGGAGGTCTATCGAGAGAAACTCTTTTGCTTGCGATCAAAAGCGCGGAACAAGGTGCTGACTCTACTGCCCAAATGAAGCCACGATTAGGAAGATCGAGTTACCTTGGGGATCGCGTACTCGGTCATCCTGACCCTGGAGCGAAGGCGCTTGCGATCTGGCTACGCGCTGTTTGCGAAATATTAGCTGATCCCCACCAGAAAACACATACGCGAAAAAGCAGGCAGGCACAATGAATCCTCTCGTCACCACATCTTGGCTGGGTCAACATCTCCGTGATCCTGGCGTGGTCGTCCTTGATGCTACGTTGCCTCCTGTCGGTATTACGCCGGCAATAGACACCTATGCCCGTTATCTCGCACAGCATATTCCCGGCGCAGTTTTCTTTGATATCGAGAAGCTCTCGGATCACTCCACATCGCTTCCCCACATGCTGCCAACCCCTGAGTCCTTTTCTCGGAGCATGTCAGCTCTCGGTGTCGGTGACCAGATGACCATCATTGTCTACGAGCAGGAAGGTGTCTTCTCTGCTCCGCGCGCGTGGTGGATGCTGCGTGCATTCGGAGCGCTGGATGTACATATACTTGACGGTGGTCTTAGCGCCTGGATCGAAGGCAACCTTCCCATAGACGCAGGCCAGGTTGAACGAGAATCAGTTCCGTTCCATGCCAATCTGGATCAGAGTGCTGTAAAGGACTTCGCCGAGATTCGTCAATTGATTGCGGAACACGCACAGATTCTGGATGCACGCTCTTCCGGCCGCTTTTCTGGCAAGATGCCTGAACCCAGACCCGGAATAAGCTCTGGCCATATGCCCGGAGCTACAAATGTGCCTTTCACTGAATTACTTAAAGATGGTCGACTAAAATCCGTTATCGAACTCAGCGAATACTTCGCCACCAAAGGTGTGGACATCGCGCAGCCTATTACCACAACCTGTGGCTCAGGCGTTACTGCGGCTGTGATTGCACTCGCTCTCACGGTTGTGGGAGCACAGCAAGTCAGTTTGTATGATGGATCCTGGGCTGAGTATGCACAGCGCCCGGAAGCAGTCATCGAAAGAAATGCTTAGCTCTCTATATACCAACACCCGTAATCAGGACTACCCCCTAAGGCAATGCGGAACTGTTAAGGAGAAGACAGATGCGTTCGATCGCGAAATCAAGCCGAAAATCGTTGATGAGCCACTTCGCGGTCGATCAACTATCAATACAGCAAGCCACACGGAGACTCCTGCGTGATGCATCGCGACCAGAACAGCAGCGCGATCTCGCGTTTCGTCGCATGATCCTCTCGATCCCGGCTGGCAAGGTGAGCACCTACGGCAAAGTTGCCGCCGCCGCTGGTTATCCGCGCTACCACCGTGCTGTGGCCCGGCTTCTGCGTACAGATCCGCCCGATCAACTACCTTGGCATCGCGTATTGGGCGCAGGAGGCGAGATCAAGTTGCATGGAACAGCCGCACGGGAACAACAGGCGCGCCTCAAGTTGGAGGGCGTTAGGTTTAAAGGTGAGAGGGTGGATATGGAACGATTTGAGCATTCCATCAAACCTTGGGAGGTCTAAGCGTGAATGAGTCGTTCATTCCACCATATCCATCAATCGAGACTGACAGTCAGTGAATGAAGGCCTAGCGGATGGCGCCGCTAGGGAGTGTATGGCACGCCTCCACATTAATGTTGATGGGAGAGCCCGCCATCATTTTAAGACGCAGCAACAGCTCGAAGTTCCGCGGCGGTCCCAGGGGTGGAAATTCCGCAGGCCTTAAGCGCTTCGGATAGACGAGGCAAGTCAGTCACAAGCTTCCCGGCAGCTTCCGTGCCTTCAGCGCTGGCTCCAGCCAGAAGCAATACATGTCCATTCTGGTCAGGGTTTCGGACGAGACCAATGATGGCGTAGGACTGACCGGTGGCCCACCCTAATCCCGTAGGTACATACTCTGCCTGTTCATGCGGTCCGGGATGGATATTCCGAATGATTTCCTGTCCAGATACAGGATCGTAAGCGAAACGGAAATTCATCTGATCGCTGAAAAAGGCATACCAGGGATTCGACCGGGGACTGCCCAGAAGTATCAGGTTGTCGTCAGTTTGGAGATTAGCTAGCTCCACACTCCGCGCTGAATGGATCTCAATTTTTCTTGAATTTTCCTGGGCAAGCTCCGCGATGCTGACAGCGATCGGAGTATCGACGAGAGCTGCTTTGTTTCCATGAAGCAGGATATTGCAGAGCTGGTTGACCTCGCGCGACAACTTTTCCGGGTGAGGAATGTAGTTGCGGTTCGCATAATCGGAAACAGACAACTCCTGGCCAGTGTATCCCTGTATCTCGGCAATATCCGGATCGCTGGTGATGAGTTGCAGCGGGCGCGGAGAGTTATAGAGCAGCGACCATGGCAGCATGGACGATGCTGCGTTTGGCTTGTGGCTGAAGCCGCTCCAAAAACCGAGCCAGAGTAAGACGTTGGCAACTGTGAGCACCAATCCTAAGGCAAGCCATTTCCGGCGGTTCCAGGAATGCACGCTGCCATCAACGACACGACGCACTGCGTCTTCCGCGGAATTTGCCACAACTGCCAATGGCGCAATCTCCGCAGCGGGATTTTCAGTCAGTTGGGCCGGTTTCTCCTGAGCAGTTGCTTCGGTTGCAGCCTGATCCGGCTTCTGTGGAAGGTCGCGAGTGATTTCCGGAATATAGGAACCGAGCGCAGATCAATGGCGGCATGGCCAATACCAGCAATGTTCTTCTAGACGGAGCGACGCAGGCTAACAGTTCCTCGGGCGATCTCGCTTACACGCCGCCGCTCGAATCAGTTGGTGAACTAAAGCTCATTACAAACAACTATTCAGCGGAATACGGTATGTCCGGCGGCGGTGTAGTCACGGCAGCATCCGAAGCAGGAACAAATACCTATCACGGCAGTGCGTACGAATATGTTCGCAATACCGATTTCAATGCCAATGGGTGGTATCCGAACCACGTCGGACAAAAACGCAGCACCTATCACGAAAACAACTATGGCTTCAGTCTTGGCGGCCCGTTGTCGATCCCCAAGGTCTATAACGCCAAGAATAGAACATTCTTCTTCCTCAACCTTGAATGGGACCCGCAGAGCACGCCCGATATCTTTACCGGCAGCGTTCCTACTCCTGCCATGCGCAACGGCGATTTTTCGGGGCTGGTCGATCAGAACGGAAACCAGATCACGCTCTATGACCCGAATACGACGACGCTGGTTCCCGGCACATCCAATACCTGGACCAGAAGCCCGTTTCCCGGAAATATCATCCCTGCCGACCGCATCAATAACCCGATTGTGCAGAAGACGCTCAGCTATTATCCCCTGCCGAATACGACTGGCGTGCAGGGCATCTACAACAACTTTGTCATCACGCCCACGCGAAAAACAACGCAAAATACATTCCTGGCGCGCGTCGACCAGAACTTCGGCAGTAAACACAAAGCCTTCGTCACAGTGGGGCGCCATGCTTACACAGGCATCACTCCCTCGGTGAACATTGCATTTCCCCAAACCGGAACCAATGGCGATCCAGGCGGCGCGACTAACACGGCATGGACTGGCACAATCAGCGACACATGGACGATCAAGCCTAACCTGCTGATCGAGTTTCGCGGAAACTTTGTACGCAGTTTCTTCGGCACACTCGTGCCAAGCCAGGGTTTCGATGTGTCCAACCTCGGGTTCTCAAGCTCCTTTGTAGATCAGACAGAGAGTAAAGTATTCCCCCAACTCGGTATCTCCGATGACAGCCCCTTAGGCATTCAGAACTCAGCAGTAGATGCGGACACGGAAGGCAGCTATCAGGGACAAGCTCACCTTACATGGGCGACCGGACCGCACACCATAAAAGCAGGGTTCGAGTACAGGTTTGTCTTCTTCAACCAGTTCCGCCCGCTGAACCCGGCAGGGTACTTCACTTTCGGAAGAGCCTACACGCAGGGGCCTGACCCAGCGAGCGCAACGGCCAACGCAGGATGGGGATTCGCTTCCTTCCTGCTCGGCGCACCCGATGGCGGATACACCACAAAAGACGCTTCGGCAACCTCCTCGCAAAAGAACATCGACGGTTATGTGAACGATGACTTCAAAGTGACGAACAATCTAACGCTCAACCTGGGTCTTCGTTACGACGTGTTGACCGGCTGGACCGACCGCTACAACAAGCTGACTTGGTTCGATCCCACAGGACCTGATCCTGTCACCAGCCTGCCGGGCGTTGTGCAATTCGCGGGAGTAAATGGAAATCCGCGAGCGGAGAACGACACGGATTATACGAACTTCGCCCCGCGTCTCGGATTTGCATACAAACTCGGAGACAAGACCGCAATACGCGCAGGTTACGGTCTCTTCTGGGTCACAAACAGTGACGGCAACGTAGCCGGCACCGGATACCAGGTAAGCACGAACGTTTACACGGGTCCTCCGGTAGCAGCTCCGAATACGCCGCCGGCTGGCGCGACCATTTCCAATCCATTTGTTGCTGGATATCTGCCATACCCTGCTCCAGCAAGCTCGCTGGTCGGCCAGGGCATCGGGGCGCCGTTCCGTCCAGGCACGCTCCCGAATCATCAGGACTGGAACCTGAGCGTCCAGCGTTCGCTCACCGGCAATACAGTACTTACCGCCGCCTATGCCGGATCACGTGGCGAGCACCTCTGGTACAA
This genomic window contains:
- a CDS encoding esterase/lipase family protein; amino-acid sequence: MSRDCRMGKKINYVLVALCILFHASASFSQAALQQNQTQVAPRARVIVFVHGLHGSRESWRASNGAYWPDLIRTDPRFAYSDVEVAEYPTPASNGRMSSMQLADILWTHLKQDHVWEHREVVFIAHSLGGILVEEMLLRHPAEAARVKFIVSYGTPHEGSPIARIASIYDKDPLLNDLSDASNNAFLTQLENNWRGHDSVNGIHRFCAYESEDTTPENGFGRYLKTHARVVSYFSATYGCDVTTPPQEIHADHLHMVRPLDRTSSAYDFFYRVYRDNPILEEQVVTRDNVIAGLEAGCGRSNANPDLQVPIALDSTMHEKVTAATASLVDMMDLRDVNPPVVIRIDPDGVAHVQYGFSGPAKKLLVCLGTARASLKVEFSIDRQVPVREPSN
- a CDS encoding TonB-dependent receptor domain-containing protein — its product is MANTSNVLLDGATQANSSSGDLAYTPPLESVGELKLITNNYSAEYGMSGGGVVTAASEAGTNTYHGSAYEYVRNTDFNANGWYPNHVGQKRSTYHENNYGFSLGGPLSIPKVYNAKNRTFFFLNLEWDPQSTPDIFTGSVPTPAMRNGDFSGLVDQNGNQITLYDPNTTTLVPGTSNTWTRSPFPGNIIPADRINNPIVQKTLSYYPLPNTTGVQGIYNNFVITPTRKTTQNTFLARVDQNFGSKHKAFVTVGRHAYTGITPSVNIAFPQTGTNGDPGGATNTAWTGTISDTWTIKPNLLIEFRGNFVRSFFGTLVPSQGFDVSNLGFSSSFVDQTESKVFPQLGISDDSPLGIQNSAVDADTEGSYQGQAHLTWATGPHTIKAGFEYRFVFFNQFRPLNPAGYFTFGRAYTQGPDPASATANAGWGFASFLLGAPDGGYTTKDASATSSQKNIDGYVNDDFKVTNNLTLNLGLRYDVLTGWTDRYNKLTWFDPTGPDPVTSLPGVVQFAGVNGNPRAENDTDYTNFAPRLGFAYKLGDKTAIRAGYGLFWVTNSDGNVAGTGYQVSTNVYTGPPVAAPNTPPAGATISNPFVAGYLPYPAPASSLVGQGIGAPFRPGTLPNHQDWNLSVQRSLTGNTVLTAAYAGSRGEHLWYNLDQNSAPITDLSLGSKLTQQVANPFAGELQGQLGAPTVAYNQLLRPFPQYTGVSWYHDPIGDSYYDAFTLQLQHRDDRHGLYLQGSYTFSKGINDIPERYAGRGGSIVDPTNLGLSRAVAEYDRPQYLVVNYIYQLPFGHGHQMLGTGAIGNVIGNWQWSGVTTFGSGLLL
- the dhaL gene encoding dihydroxyacetone kinase subunit DhaL, which gives rise to MKKFINRPENVVEEMLDGLSILHPGMRRLSGHKVIIRADAEQARNHQVAIISGGGSGHEPAHAGYVGRGMLNAAVAGEVFTSPSSDSVFAAIQAVSGERGAVLIVKNYTGDRLNFGLAAEMARAEGIPVEMIIVDDDVALKETGQATGARGLAGTVLVHKLVGAAAAEGKTLAEIAALGREAIQALGTMGVSFSAGTSPAVGKPSFELGADEMELGLGIHGEPGVERTKIKNADQLIETLLQTILGHSKFGDEKRVAVMVNNLGATTDMELAIVSRHALRFLESTAYTVERIYAGTFLSSLDMAGISISVLGINDVRLGWLDATTTAPAWPNVLRQRPGIIADQIKQNVDVSTSSRTGSAVQTEMGQIVGLAIEAACQALIEAEPELTELDRITGDGDLGANMKRAALVVRSKVESYPLDNISETLRALGQTLRRELGGSSGPLYAVLFLRIGNVLAGSGSTNAALWIEALDQGCRAISELGGAMPGDRTMLDALDPFVKSLKKVEGGLSRETLLLAIKSAEQGADSTAQMKPRLGRSSYLGDRVLGHPDPGAKALAIWLRAVCEILADPHQKTHTRKSRQAQ
- the sseA gene encoding 3-mercaptopyruvate sulfurtransferase, with the protein product MNPLVTTSWLGQHLRDPGVVVLDATLPPVGITPAIDTYARYLAQHIPGAVFFDIEKLSDHSTSLPHMLPTPESFSRSMSALGVGDQMTIIVYEQEGVFSAPRAWWMLRAFGALDVHILDGGLSAWIEGNLPIDAGQVERESVPFHANLDQSAVKDFAEIRQLIAEHAQILDARSSGRFSGKMPEPRPGISSGHMPGATNVPFTELLKDGRLKSVIELSEYFATKGVDIAQPITTTCGSGVTAAVIALALTVVGAQQVSLYDGSWAEYAQRPEAVIERNA
- a CDS encoding MGMT family protein, coding for MRSIAKSSRKSLMSHFAVDQLSIQQATRRLLRDASRPEQQRDLAFRRMILSIPAGKVSTYGKVAAAAGYPRYHRAVARLLRTDPPDQLPWHRVLGAGGEIKLHGTAAREQQARLKLEGVRFKGERVDMERFEHSIKPWEV
- a CDS encoding nucleoside hydrolase, producing MNPHRRPILIDTDTASDDAVALIMALRSSRVEVKAITTVAGNVRVEQATRNALFTVELCGAEVPVFSGAAKPLEGELQTADWFHGQDGLGDHGYAPSVHATASGDAVDAIVAAVQSTPGIEIITLGPLTNLALALERCPTIAHSISRCVVMGGAPCCEGNVTPAAEFNIWVDPEAARAVFASGAPIEMIGWQLARFDAVLNEREIQEVLAFETPLAEFAIRANSTAATAYLAQTGETGISLPDPVAMAVLLDPKLKLEVSPHYVAIECKSDLTRGMTVVDRLGVAADSRNSVVWSDVTQRDQKVEICWKLDVPGWKAELIAALRPENRQSFAT